Below is a window of Thermonema lapsum DNA.
CAAAAAGCTGATTGTACCGGAAATCAACGGTCATCTGCTCACCCAAGAGGACAAAATCATAGCCAATCCCAATTGCTCTACTATTCAGATGTTGATGGCACTGCATCCGCTGCACCGCCGCTATCGCCTCAAACGCATTGTGGTGGCTACCTACCAAGCAGTAACCGGCACCGGTAAAAAAGCGGTGGACCAATTGATGGAAGAGCGTGCTGGCAAGGAAGCAAGTCATAAGGCGTATCCCTACCCCATCGACCTGAATGCGCTGCCTCATATAGATGTGTTCATGGAAAACGGTTACACTAAAGAGGAAATGAAGATGGTGAACGAGACCCGTAAAATCTTACAAGACGAAAGCATAGGTGTAACCGCCACGGCAGTACGTATCCCAGTTATCGGCGGGCACTCCGAAGCAGTGAATGCCGAATTTCACGAAGATTTTGAGATGGAAGCAGTGCGGCAACTGCTGCAAGAAGCTCCGGGCGTTGTCTTGCTCGATAACCCCGCCCAACTCGAATATCCCATGCCGCTTTACGCTCAAAACCGCGATGAGGTATTTGTAGGACGCTTGCGCCGCGACGAAAGTCAGCCGCGAACACTCAACCTGTGGGTAGTCGCCGATAATCTTCGCAAAGGGGCAGCAACCAATGCCGTGCAAATTGCTGAACTACTAGCGAGTAAATTCTTTTAAAAGCCTTTGCTATACTTTTGCGCAGCAAGTCCTCTTGAAAAGAGACGGCTTGTTGCGCTTTATTTTACTTTGCCTCACTTTTTTTGCCTTCTCGGGTGCCTATCCTTTCGACCTTCTCAGCCCTTTGTCATGCCGCCTGTCTTCGCTTTGTCGTTTCAAGCGTTTGCGAGAAATCGCTTTTGCTTTCTGTTGCTTGACCGGGGTTAAAATTTTTCACTCGCTTCATTCTTTCGAGACAACAAGCTACGCCTAAGTCCTATTCGAAGCCTTGGCTTGTGTTGTATTTGTGAGCAAGCGGGCTTTGATTCTAAAAAAAGAGCGGCACCTTGTTGGGTACCGCTCCGAACCCCTATGAACAAACAGGCATGTGCACCCGACACATACCCGGCTGCTCCTATATACGGCTTTTGAGCTTGGCAGCATTATGAATACGCTCCATAGCGGTGCGCAAAGCTGCTTCGTGCGTAGTTATATTTTCTTTTTCGGCTTTTTCGAAGAGAGCAAGCGTAAAATCATAAATACGCTCGGTTTGCTCGTAGGCACGCTGACGGTTGTAAACAGGCAGCGCTATTTCGGTATATACGTTGATGATGCCACCGGCATTGATAAGAAAGTCGGGCGCATATAAGATGCCCTTTTCTTGACACATCTTGGCATGACGCACTTCATCTTCCAGTTGGTTGTTGGCAGCACCGGCAATGATAGCACATTTCAAGCGCTCCAAAGTATTGTCGTTGACGGTGGCGCCCAAAGCACAAGGGGCGTAGATGTCCATGTCAAGGTCGTAAATGCTGTCAGGGTTTTCAATTACTTGTGCCCCTTTTTCTTGGGCTGCTTTGAGACGGTCTTCGTAGATGTCGCTGACAAACACCACAGCGCCTTCTTTTACCAGGTGCTCAATCAGGTGGATACCCACATGCCCGGCTCCTTGCACTGCCACGCGCTTGCCCTGCAAGCTATCGTTTCCATACACTTTTTTGGCAGAAGCCTTCATGCCCATGTACACGCCATAGGCAGTAACCGGTGAGGGGTCACCACTGCCACCCAAGCTTTCCGGCTTGCCGGCTACATAAGAGGTCTCCATTGCCACATATTCCATATCTTGGGTAGAAATGCCTACATCTTCGGCGGTGATGTACTTGCCCCCCAGATTGTTGACAAATTTGCCAAATGAACGGAAGAGCATTTCCGATTTGTGCTTACGAGGGTCGCCGATAATCACGGCTTTGCCACCGCCTAAGTTCAAGCCGGAGATGGCGTTTTTAAGGGTCATTCCACGCGACAAACGCAGCACATCACGCAAAGCATCAGCTTCGTTTTCGTACATCCACATGCGGGTACCGCCAGTAGCTGGTCCCAATACGGTATTGTGAATGGCTATGATGGCTTTGAGTCCGGTGGCTTTGTCGTAACAAAACATCACCTGCTCGTGCTGCAAGTGCTCCAGCTCGCTAAATACCGAGCTTTGCAGTTGGGTGGGGTTAAGGGTATTCACATCCATCGGCTTGGTGTATAAAATTTGACTACTTTTGTGTATCTACACAGAAATTGACTGCAACAATAGGAAACTTTTTGAGTTGTAACAACATGTCTGTTATATAAAAGCAAGCGCAAGTTAAGCAACTTATTTAAAAAGGACAATTTTTAATTACCATAATACAAAAAAATGAAAGCACTCAAGGCACTGAATCCGTATTTATGGCGCTACAAGTGGCATTTGCTGGGTGGGGTTTTATTTACCTTCATTTCGAACTATTTCCTTATACAACCGGCGCCCATCGTGCGCAATGCTTTCAACAGCATAGAACAGTACATTGCTGCCTATCAGGCAGGTGTTTTGGACAGCAGCACTTTTGAGCGTCAAATCATCACTTACGGGGTGTTGCTCTTGCTCATGGCTGCGGGGCGGGGGGTGTTTTTGTTCTTTATGCGGCAGACCATCATTGTCATGTCCCGCTTGATTGAATATGACCTAAAAAATGATATTTTTTGGCACTACCAAACCTTACCTTTGGCATTTTACCGGCAAAACAACACGGGCGATTTGATGGCGCGCATCTCTGAGGATGTGTCTAATGTGCGTATGTATTTGGGTCCGGGCATCATGTATGGCTTGAACTTGGTGTCGCTATTTCTCATGCTCATTCCCTACATGCTTTCGGTCGATGTGAAGTTGACACTCTATACCTTGCTGCCCCTGCCGGTGCTTTCTACTATCATTTACTTTGTGAACAACATCATCAACAAGCGCTCGACAGAGATACAACGTAAGCTTTCAGACCTGTCCACATACGTGCAGGAAGCCTTTTCGGGCATACGTGTGCTGAAAGCCTTTGCTCGAGAGCAAGACAGCGGAGCGCGTTTTGCCCAAGAAAGCGAAGCCTATCGACAGCAAGCGCTACGGCTTGCTCGGGTGGAAGCGCTGTTTTACCCGGCTATACTGGCACTCATAGGGCTCAGCAATATCATTGTGGTATATGTGGGGGGAATAGAAGTAGCTGCTGGCAACATTACCAAAGGCAATATTGCAGAGTTTATTTTGTATTTGAATATGCTGATTTGGCCTGTTACTTCCTTAGGCTGGATTACAAGCATCATTCAGCAAGCAGCTGCCTCTCAAGAACGTATCAATGAGTTTTTAAATACACATACCACGCTGGTTTCGCGCCGCCACCTGCGCCCAGAAGTAAAAGGCGACTTGCGATTTGAGCATGTGAGTTTGGTTTACCCAGAGTCGGGCATTAAAGCCCTGGATGATATTTCCTTTCACGTGCCTGCCGGCGGCAAGCTGGCTATTTTGGGCACTACAGGTTCGGGCAAAAGCAGTATAGCCAACTTAATTTGCCGTCTTTACGACCCCACCGAAGGGCGCATCTTGCTCGACGGTGTGGACCTGCGCGATTATGACCTCACTTATCTGCGCAGTCAGATAGGTTATGTACCGCAAGACGTCTTTCTCTTCTCCGACACCATCGCCAACAATATAAGCTTTGGCATGGAAGAAGTCT
It encodes the following:
- a CDS encoding aspartate-semialdehyde dehydrogenase translates to MKVAVVGATGLVGGTILRVLEERHFPVSTLLPVASPASVGKKISFNGQEYTVMSVEDAITQKPDIAIFSAGSSTSLEYAPRFAEVGTFVIDNSSAWRMHPDKKLIVPEINGHLLTQEDKIIANPNCSTIQMLMALHPLHRRYRLKRIVVATYQAVTGTGKKAVDQLMEERAGKEASHKAYPYPIDLNALPHIDVFMENGYTKEEMKMVNETRKILQDESIGVTATAVRIPVIGGHSEAVNAEFHEDFEMEAVRQLLQEAPGVVLLDNPAQLEYPMPLYAQNRDEVFVGRLRRDESQPRTLNLWVVADNLRKGAATNAVQIAELLASKFF
- a CDS encoding Glu/Leu/Phe/Val family dehydrogenase, giving the protein MDVNTLNPTQLQSSVFSELEHLQHEQVMFCYDKATGLKAIIAIHNTVLGPATGGTRMWMYENEADALRDVLRLSRGMTLKNAISGLNLGGGKAVIIGDPRKHKSEMLFRSFGKFVNNLGGKYITAEDVGISTQDMEYVAMETSYVAGKPESLGGSGDPSPVTAYGVYMGMKASAKKVYGNDSLQGKRVAVQGAGHVGIHLIEHLVKEGAVVFVSDIYEDRLKAAQEKGAQVIENPDSIYDLDMDIYAPCALGATVNDNTLERLKCAIIAGAANNQLEDEVRHAKMCQEKGILYAPDFLINAGGIINVYTEIALPVYNRQRAYEQTERIYDFTLALFEKAEKENITTHEAALRTAMERIHNAAKLKSRI
- a CDS encoding ABC transporter ATP-binding protein; translation: MKALKALNPYLWRYKWHLLGGVLFTFISNYFLIQPAPIVRNAFNSIEQYIAAYQAGVLDSSTFERQIITYGVLLLLMAAGRGVFLFFMRQTIIVMSRLIEYDLKNDIFWHYQTLPLAFYRQNNTGDLMARISEDVSNVRMYLGPGIMYGLNLVSLFLMLIPYMLSVDVKLTLYTLLPLPVLSTIIYFVNNIINKRSTEIQRKLSDLSTYVQEAFSGIRVLKAFAREQDSGARFAQESEAYRQQALRLARVEALFYPAILALIGLSNIIVVYVGGIEVAAGNITKGNIAEFILYLNMLIWPVTSLGWITSIIQQAAASQERINEFLNTHTTLVSRRHLRPEVKGDLRFEHVSLVYPESGIKALDDISFHVPAGGKLAILGTTGSGKSSIANLICRLYDPTEGRILLDGVDLRDYDLTYLRSQIGYVPQDVFLFSDTIANNISFGMEEVSSETIEEAARHADVYDNIVDFPHGFDTLLGERGITLSGGQKQRVSIARALIRKPKLLLLDDCLSAVDTNTEHRILENLREMMEGRTSIIISHRVSSAKLADQIIVLDEGRIVERGTHESLMSAGGLYKQLYEKQLQSEESLE